A single Klebsiella variicola DNA region contains:
- a CDS encoding nucleoside-specific channel-forming protein Tsx — protein MKKTLLAAGAVVALSTSFTAGAAENDKPQYLSDWWHQSVNVVGSYHTRFGPQIRNDTYLEYEAFAKKDWFDFYGYIDAPVFFGGNSTAKGIWNNGSPLFMEIEPRFSIDKLTNTDLSFGPFKEWYFANNYIYDMGRNDSQEQSTWYMGLGTDIDTGLPMSLSLNVYAKYQWQNYGASNENEWDGYRFKVKYFVPLTDLWGGSLSYIGFTNFDWGSDLGDDNFYDLNGKHARTSNSIASSHILALNYAHWHYSVVARYFHNGGQWADDAKLNFGDGDFSVRSTGWGGYFVVGYNF, from the coding sequence ATGAAAAAAACATTACTGGCAGCGGGTGCGGTTGTGGCGCTCTCCACTTCTTTTACTGCGGGCGCGGCAGAAAACGATAAACCGCAGTACCTGTCTGACTGGTGGCACCAGAGTGTTAACGTGGTGGGCAGCTACCACACCCGTTTTGGACCGCAGATCCGTAACGATACCTACCTTGAATATGAAGCGTTCGCCAAAAAAGACTGGTTTGATTTCTACGGCTATATCGATGCCCCGGTATTCTTCGGCGGCAACAGCACGGCAAAAGGTATCTGGAACAACGGCTCGCCGCTGTTTATGGAGATCGAACCGCGTTTCTCTATCGATAAGCTGACCAATACCGATCTGAGCTTCGGGCCGTTCAAAGAGTGGTACTTCGCGAACAACTATATCTACGATATGGGCCGTAACGACTCTCAGGAGCAGAGCACCTGGTATATGGGTCTGGGTACCGATATCGATACCGGCCTGCCGATGAGCCTGTCACTGAACGTCTACGCCAAATACCAGTGGCAGAACTACGGCGCGTCCAACGAAAACGAGTGGGACGGCTACCGCTTCAAAGTGAAATACTTCGTGCCGCTGACCGACCTGTGGGGCGGCTCGCTGAGCTACATCGGTTTCACCAACTTCGACTGGGGTTCTGACCTCGGCGATGACAACTTCTACGATCTGAACGGGAAGCACGCGCGCACCAGCAACTCCATCGCCTCCAGCCACATCCTGGCGCTGAACTACGCGCACTGGCACTACTCGGTGGTGGCCCGTTACTTCCATAACGGCGGCCAGTGGGCTGACGATGCCAAGCTGAACTTCGGCGATGGCGATTTCAGCGTCCGCTCGACCGGCTGGGGTGGTTACTTCGTGGTCGGTTACAACTTCTAA
- a CDS encoding helix-turn-helix transcriptional regulator, whose product MTRRADRLFQIVQILRGRRLTTAALLAERLGVSERTVYRDIRDLSLSGVPVEGEAGSGYRLLAGYDLPPLMLTTKESEALIAAIRLLKTWGGEALSQSLESAQEKMLAILPEARRRQAEQTRLFAPDLGAHRYAKTYFDVIHQAVSGQQVLQLRYQDESGRVTERDVLPLGLFFWGERWLLVAWCELRNDYRNFRLDRCLAVRATERRFSECADRSLSDFLRKVRCDVWEK is encoded by the coding sequence ATGACCCGACGCGCCGACCGTTTATTTCAGATTGTGCAGATCCTGCGCGGCAGGCGGCTCACTACCGCCGCGCTGCTGGCGGAGCGGTTGGGCGTGTCGGAGCGCACCGTGTATCGCGATATTCGCGATCTCTCCCTCTCCGGCGTGCCGGTGGAGGGCGAGGCGGGGAGTGGTTATCGCCTGCTGGCGGGCTACGATCTGCCGCCGCTGATGCTGACCACCAAAGAATCCGAAGCGCTGATCGCCGCGATTCGGTTGCTGAAAACCTGGGGCGGTGAGGCGCTGTCGCAATCGCTGGAATCCGCCCAGGAGAAGATGCTGGCGATCCTGCCGGAGGCGCGCCGGCGCCAGGCGGAGCAGACCCGCCTGTTTGCCCCCGATCTCGGTGCCCATCGTTATGCCAAAACCTATTTTGACGTCATTCATCAGGCGGTCTCCGGCCAGCAGGTGCTGCAGTTGCGCTATCAGGATGAGTCTGGCCGGGTAACCGAGCGCGACGTGCTGCCGCTGGGGCTGTTTTTCTGGGGGGAGCGCTGGCTGCTGGTGGCCTGGTGCGAGCTGCGTAATGATTATCGTAACTTTCGCCTCGACCGTTGTCTGGCGGTCAGGGCGACCGAGCGTCGATTCAGCGAGTGTGCCGATCGCTCGTTAAGCGATTTTCTGCGCAAAGTGCGGTGCGACGTGTGGGAGAAATAA
- a CDS encoding VOC family protein, producing MNNVINWFEIPVADMDRAVAFYEPVMQVTLRRETMDCAELAVFPHQDPAPGGALAKFEGIAPSAQGAIIYLHTDHLAATLDRIASAGGACVFGPLTLPNDIGTIALFTDSEGNRVGLHQPA from the coding sequence ATGAATAACGTGATTAACTGGTTTGAAATTCCGGTCGCCGATATGGATCGCGCCGTCGCGTTTTATGAGCCGGTGATGCAGGTGACGCTGCGTCGCGAAACCATGGACTGCGCCGAGCTGGCGGTGTTCCCGCATCAGGATCCGGCCCCTGGCGGCGCGTTGGCCAAATTTGAGGGTATCGCCCCTTCAGCGCAGGGCGCTATTATTTACCTGCATACAGACCATCTTGCCGCCACCCTGGACCGCATTGCCTCGGCGGGTGGGGCGTGTGTTTTCGGGCCGCTGACGCTGCCGAATGATATTGGCACCATCGCGCTGTTTACTGACAGCGAGGGCAACCGCGTCGGCCTGCACCAGCCGGCTTAA
- the secF gene encoding protein translocase subunit SecF, producing MAQEYTVEQLNHGRKVWDFMRWDYWAFGISGFLLIVSIAIIGVRGFNWGLDFTGGTVIEITLEKPVDLDQMRDSLQKAGFEEPQVQNFGSSRDIMVRMPPVHDANVSQELGSKVVTVINESTSQNAAVKRIEFVGPSVGADLAQTGALALIAALVCILIYVGFRFEWRLAAGVVIALAHDVVITMGVLSLFHIEIDLTIVASLMSVIGYSLNDSIVVSDRIRENFRKIRRGTPYEIFNVSLTQTLHRTLITSGTTLMVILMLFLFGGPILEGFSLTMLIGVSIGTASSIYVASALALKLGMKREHLLQQKVEKEGADQPSILP from the coding sequence GTGGCACAGGAATATACTGTTGAACAATTGAACCACGGCCGTAAAGTCTGGGACTTTATGCGCTGGGACTACTGGGCCTTCGGCATTTCAGGTTTTCTGCTGATTGTGTCGATCGCCATCATCGGCGTCCGCGGCTTTAACTGGGGGCTCGATTTCACCGGCGGTACGGTGATCGAGATTACCCTTGAGAAGCCGGTCGATCTGGACCAGATGCGCGACTCCCTGCAGAAAGCGGGCTTTGAAGAGCCGCAGGTGCAGAACTTTGGCAGCAGCCGCGACATCATGGTACGTATGCCGCCGGTGCATGACGCCAACGTCAGCCAGGAACTGGGCAGCAAGGTCGTGACGGTGATTAACGAATCGACCAGCCAGAATGCGGCGGTGAAGCGAATTGAGTTTGTCGGCCCGAGCGTCGGCGCGGACCTCGCGCAAACTGGCGCCCTGGCGCTGATTGCCGCGCTGGTCTGTATCCTGATCTACGTCGGCTTCCGCTTCGAATGGCGTCTGGCTGCCGGGGTGGTTATCGCCCTGGCGCACGATGTGGTGATCACCATGGGCGTACTGTCGCTGTTCCATATCGAGATCGACCTGACCATTGTGGCCTCGTTGATGTCGGTTATCGGCTACTCGCTGAACGACAGTATTGTGGTATCGGACCGTATCCGTGAAAACTTCCGTAAGATCCGCCGCGGTACGCCGTACGAGATCTTCAACGTGTCGTTGACCCAGACGCTGCACCGTACCTTGATCACCTCCGGGACCACCCTGATGGTGATCCTGATGCTGTTCCTGTTCGGCGGCCCGATTCTGGAAGGCTTCTCGCTGACCATGCTGATCGGTGTCTCCATCGGTACGGCTTCCTCTATCTACGTCGCCTCTGCGCTGGCGTTGAAACTGGGTATGAAGCGCGAGCATCTGCTGCAGCAGAAGGTCGAAAAAGAAGGGGCGGACCAGCCGTCTATTCTGCCGTAA
- the secD gene encoding protein translocase subunit SecD has protein sequence MLNRYPLWKYVMLVVVIVVGLIYALPNLYGEDPAVQITGARGVAASEQTLIQVQKTLQEEKITAKSVALEEGAILARFDTTDTQLRAREALLTVLGDKYVVALNLAPATPRWLAALYAEPMKLGLDLRGGVHFLMEVDMDTALGKLQEQNIDSLRSELRDKGIPYATVRKEDNYGLSIVFRDSAARDQAISYLSPRHRDLVISSQGDNSLKAVMTDERLKEAREYAVQQNINILRNRVNQLGVAEPLVQRQGADRIVVELPGIQDTARAKEILGATATLEFRLVNTNVDQSAAASGRVPGDSEVKETREGQPVVLYKRVILTGDHITDSTSSMDEYNQPQVNISLDSAGGNIMSNFTKDNIGKPMATLFVEYKDSGKKDANGRAILAKEEEVINIANIQSRLGNSFRITGISNPNEARQLSLLLRAGALIAPIQIVEERTIGPTLGMQNIKQGLEACLAGLVVSILFMILFYKKFGLIATSALIANLVLIVGIMSLIPGATLTMPGIAGIVLTLAVAVDANVLINERIKEELSNGRTVQQAIDEGYRGAFSSIFDANVTTLIKVIILYAVGTGAIKGFAITTGIGIATSMFTAIVGTRAIVNLLYGGKRVKKLSI, from the coding sequence GTGTTAAACCGTTATCCTTTGTGGAAGTACGTCATGCTGGTCGTCGTCATTGTCGTCGGCCTGATCTATGCGCTTCCCAACCTGTATGGTGAGGATCCGGCTGTTCAAATCACTGGCGCGCGCGGCGTCGCCGCCAGTGAGCAAACGCTGATCCAGGTCCAGAAAACTTTACAAGAAGAAAAAATAACCGCGAAGTCTGTGGCACTGGAAGAGGGCGCTATTCTTGCGCGCTTCGACACCACTGATACCCAGCTGCGTGCGCGTGAAGCGCTGCTTACCGTGCTGGGTGACAAATACGTCGTGGCGCTAAACCTTGCTCCGGCAACCCCACGCTGGCTGGCGGCACTCTATGCCGAGCCAATGAAGCTGGGTCTTGATCTGCGCGGCGGCGTGCACTTCCTGATGGAAGTCGACATGGACACCGCGTTAGGCAAACTGCAGGAACAGAACATCGACAGCCTGCGCAGCGAACTGCGTGACAAAGGCATTCCTTACGCGACCGTGCGCAAGGAAGACAACTATGGTCTGAGCATCGTCTTCCGCGACAGCGCGGCGCGCGACCAGGCTATCTCTTATCTCAGCCCTCGCCATCGCGATCTGGTGATTTCCTCTCAGGGTGACAACAGCCTGAAAGCGGTGATGACCGATGAGCGTCTGAAAGAAGCCCGTGAGTACGCGGTTCAGCAGAACATTAACATTCTGCGTAACCGTGTGAACCAGCTGGGCGTCGCCGAACCGCTGGTTCAGCGTCAGGGTGCTGACCGCATCGTGGTTGAGCTGCCGGGTATCCAGGATACCGCGCGGGCGAAAGAGATCCTTGGCGCAACCGCGACCCTCGAGTTCCGTCTGGTCAATACCAACGTGGACCAGTCCGCCGCTGCCTCTGGCCGCGTGCCGGGCGACTCGGAAGTGAAAGAGACGCGTGAAGGCCAGCCGGTGGTGCTGTACAAGCGAGTGATCCTGACCGGTGACCATATCACCGACTCGACCTCCAGCATGGATGAGTACAACCAGCCGCAGGTCAACATCTCGCTGGACAGCGCGGGCGGTAATATCATGTCTAACTTCACCAAGGACAATATCGGTAAGCCGATGGCGACCCTGTTCGTGGAGTATAAAGACAGCGGTAAGAAAGACGCTAACGGTCGCGCTATCCTGGCGAAAGAGGAAGAGGTGATTAACATCGCCAACATCCAGTCGCGTCTGGGTAACAGCTTCCGTATCACCGGTATCAGCAACCCGAACGAAGCACGCCAGCTGTCGCTGCTGCTGCGTGCCGGTGCGCTGATTGCCCCGATTCAGATCGTCGAAGAGCGGACTATCGGCCCAACCCTTGGTATGCAGAACATCAAGCAGGGTCTGGAAGCCTGTCTGGCCGGCCTGGTGGTCTCTATCCTGTTCATGATCCTCTTCTATAAGAAGTTCGGTCTGATTGCGACCTCGGCGCTGATTGCCAACCTGGTGCTGATTGTCGGCATTATGTCCCTGATCCCGGGGGCGACGCTGACCATGCCGGGCATCGCGGGTATCGTGTTAACCCTTGCGGTGGCGGTCGATGCTAACGTTCTGATCAACGAGCGTATCAAAGAAGAGCTGAGCAACGGGCGTACCGTTCAGCAGGCGATTGACGAAGGTTATCGCGGCGCGTTCAGCTCGATCTTCGACGCCAACGTGACGACGCTTATCAAAGTGATCATCCTGTACGCGGTCGGTACCGGTGCCATTAAAGGGTTTGCGATTACCACCGGTATCGGTATCGCGACCTCAATGTTTACCGCTATCGTCGGCACCCGTGCCATCGTGAACCTGCTGTACGGCGGCAAGCGCGTTAAAAAGCTGTCTATCTGA
- the yajC gene encoding preprotein translocase subunit YajC, which translates to MSFFISDAVAATGAPAQGSPMSLILMLVVFGLIFYFMILRPQQKRTKEHKNLMNSIAKGDEVLTNGGLVGRVTKVAETGYIAIALNDTTEVVIKRDFVAAVLPKGTMKAL; encoded by the coding sequence ATGAGCTTTTTTATTTCTGATGCGGTAGCGGCAACGGGTGCACCGGCGCAGGGCAGCCCGATGTCTCTGATTCTGATGCTGGTGGTGTTCGGTCTGATTTTTTACTTCATGATCCTGCGTCCACAGCAGAAGCGCACCAAGGAACACAAGAACCTGATGAACTCCATCGCCAAAGGTGATGAAGTGCTGACCAACGGCGGTCTGGTCGGTCGCGTGACCAAAGTAGCGGAAACTGGCTACATTGCTATCGCGCTGAACGATACCACTGAAGTGGTTATCAAACGTGACTTCGTTGCTGCCGTTCTGCCGAAAGGCACCATGAAGGCGCTGTAA
- the tgt gene encoding tRNA guanosine(34) transglycosylase Tgt — translation MKFELDTTDGRARRGRLVFERGVVETPAFMPVGTYGTVKGMTPEEVEATGAQIILGNTFHLWLRPGQEIMKLHGDLHDFMQWKGPILTDSGGFQVFSLGDIRKITEQGVHFRNPINGDPIFLDPEKSMEIQYDLGSDIVMIFDECTPYPADWDYAKRSMEMSLRWAKRSRDRFDSLGNKNALFGIIQGSVYEDLRDISVKGLVEIGFDGYAVGGLAVGEPKEDMHRILEHVCPQIPADKPRYLMGVGKPEDLVEGVRRGIDMFDCVMPTRNARNGHLFVTDGVVKIRNAKHKSDTAPLDAECDCYTCRNYSRAYLHHLDRCNEILGARLNTIHNLRYYQRLMAGLRKAIEEGKLESFVTDFYQRQGRTVPPLNVD, via the coding sequence ATGAAATTTGAACTGGATACCACCGACGGTCGCGCCCGCCGCGGTCGCCTGGTGTTTGAGCGCGGCGTGGTGGAAACACCGGCCTTTATGCCCGTTGGCACCTACGGCACCGTCAAAGGGATGACGCCGGAAGAAGTGGAAGCCACCGGCGCGCAGATTATTCTCGGCAACACCTTCCACCTGTGGCTGCGCCCGGGTCAGGAGATCATGAAGCTGCATGGCGATCTGCACGATTTTATGCAGTGGAAAGGACCGATCCTTACCGACTCCGGCGGCTTCCAGGTGTTCAGCCTTGGCGATATCCGTAAGATCACCGAGCAGGGCGTCCATTTCCGCAACCCGATCAACGGCGATCCTATTTTCCTCGATCCGGAAAAATCGATGGAGATTCAATACGATCTCGGTTCCGACATCGTGATGATCTTCGACGAATGTACGCCGTACCCGGCAGACTGGGATTACGCCAAGCGCTCGATGGAAATGTCTCTGCGCTGGGCCAAGCGCAGCCGTGACCGTTTCGATAGCCTTGGCAATAAAAATGCGCTGTTCGGCATCATTCAGGGCAGCGTTTACGAAGATTTACGTGATATCTCGGTGAAAGGTCTGGTAGAGATTGGCTTTGATGGCTACGCTGTCGGCGGTTTGGCGGTCGGTGAGCCGAAGGAAGACATGCACCGTATTCTGGAGCACGTCTGCCCGCAGATCCCGGCCGATAAACCACGATACCTGATGGGCGTCGGGAAGCCGGAAGATCTGGTGGAAGGGGTACGTCGCGGTATCGATATGTTCGACTGCGTCATGCCGACGCGCAACGCGCGTAACGGCCACCTGTTCGTCACCGACGGCGTGGTGAAAATCCGCAACGCGAAGCACAAAAGCGATACCGCACCGCTGGACGCCGAGTGTGATTGCTATACATGTCGCAATTATTCACGCGCTTACTTGCATCACCTCGACCGTTGCAACGAAATATTGGGCGCGCGTCTCAATACCATTCATAACCTGCGCTACTATCAGCGTTTAATGGCTGGTTTACGCAAGGCTATCGAAGAGGGTAAATTAGAGAGCTTCGTGACCGATTTTTACCAACGTCAGGGGCGCACCGTGCCTCCTTTGAACGTTGATTAA
- the queA gene encoding tRNA preQ1(34) S-adenosylmethionine ribosyltransferase-isomerase QueA — protein sequence MRVTDFAFELPESLIAHYPMPERSSCRLLSLDGPTGALTHGTFTDILDKLNPGDLLVFNNTRVIPARLFGRKASGGKIEVLVERMLDDKRILAHIRASKAPKPGAELLLGDDESIKATMLARHGALFEVEFNDERPVLEILNGIGHMPLPPYIDRPDEDADRELYQTVYGTRPGAVAAPTAGLHFDEPLLDKLRAKGVEMAFVTLHVGAGTFQPVRVDSIEEHTMHSEYAEVPQEVVDAVLAAKARGNRVIAVGTTSVRSLESAAQAAKDALIAPFFDDTQIFIYPGYQYQVIDALVTNFHLPESTLIMLVSAFAGYQHTMNAYKVAVEQKYRFFSYGDAMFITYNPQAISERP from the coding sequence ATGCGCGTTACCGATTTTGCTTTTGAACTACCCGAATCTCTGATCGCCCACTATCCGATGCCTGAGCGCAGCAGCTGCCGCCTGCTCTCCCTGGACGGGCCGACGGGCGCGCTGACGCATGGCACCTTCACCGACATCCTCGATAAGCTCAATCCCGGCGATCTGCTGGTGTTTAACAACACCCGGGTGATCCCGGCGCGTCTGTTCGGCCGTAAGGCCAGCGGCGGCAAGATTGAAGTGCTGGTGGAGCGGATGCTGGATGATAAGCGCATCCTGGCCCATATTCGCGCCTCAAAAGCGCCGAAGCCGGGCGCCGAGCTGCTGCTGGGCGATGATGAGAGCATTAAGGCCACGATGCTGGCGCGTCATGGCGCGCTGTTTGAAGTGGAATTTAACGACGAGCGTCCGGTGCTGGAGATCCTCAACGGGATCGGCCATATGCCGCTGCCGCCCTACATTGACCGCCCGGACGAAGACGCTGATCGCGAACTCTATCAAACCGTCTACGGCACCAGGCCGGGCGCGGTAGCCGCCCCGACCGCCGGTCTGCACTTCGACGAACCGCTGCTGGACAAACTGCGCGCTAAAGGCGTTGAGATGGCGTTTGTCACCCTGCACGTGGGGGCGGGGACTTTCCAGCCGGTGCGCGTCGACAGCATTGAAGAGCACACCATGCACTCTGAATATGCGGAAGTGCCACAGGAGGTGGTCGATGCGGTGCTGGCGGCGAAAGCGCGCGGCAACCGCGTGATTGCGGTAGGCACCACCTCGGTACGCTCGCTGGAGAGCGCGGCGCAGGCGGCGAAAGACGCCCTGATCGCGCCGTTCTTCGACGATACGCAGATTTTCATCTACCCGGGTTATCAGTACCAGGTGATCGATGCGCTGGTAACCAACTTCCATCTCCCTGAATCCACACTGATTATGCTGGTGTCGGCGTTTGCGGGTTATCAGCACACCATGAACGCCTATAAGGTGGCGGTGGAGCAGAAATATCGCTTTTTTAGCTACGGGGATGCGATGTTTATCACGTACAATCCGCAGGCTATTTCTGAGCGTCCCTGA
- the acpH gene encoding ACP phosphodiesterase: MNFLAHLHLAHLADSSLPGNLMADFVRGNPQGDYPAEIIDGIYMHRRIDVMTDNLAEVKEAREWFRPQTRRVAPITLDVMWDHFLSQHWAQLSPDLPLDEFVRYAEQQIVPILPDSPPRFVNLNQYLWSERWLERYQEMDFIQRVLNGMASRRPRLDALRDSWQDLDTHYDQLEGQFWRFYPQMMRLAENKQL; this comes from the coding sequence ATGAATTTTCTCGCCCACCTGCACCTCGCCCATCTCGCCGACAGTTCGCTGCCCGGCAACCTGATGGCCGATTTTGTGCGCGGCAACCCGCAGGGCGACTATCCGGCGGAGATCATCGACGGCATCTATATGCATCGCCGGATTGACGTGATGACTGACAACCTGGCGGAAGTCAAAGAGGCGCGGGAGTGGTTTCGCCCGCAAACCCGTCGCGTCGCCCCCATCACCCTCGATGTCATGTGGGATCATTTCCTGTCGCAGCACTGGGCGCAGCTCTCCCCTGACCTGCCGCTGGACGAGTTCGTGCGCTACGCCGAGCAGCAGATCGTCCCCATCCTGCCTGACTCGCCGCCACGCTTCGTCAATCTGAATCAGTACCTGTGGTCGGAGCGCTGGCTGGAGCGCTATCAGGAGATGGATTTTATTCAGCGCGTGCTTAACGGCATGGCCAGCCGCCGTCCGCGTCTCGACGCCCTACGCGATTCCTGGCAGGATCTGGATACCCACTACGACCAGCTGGAGGGGCAGTTCTGGCGCTTTTATCCGCAAATGATGCGCCTGGCAGAAAACAAACAGCTGTAA
- a CDS encoding peroxiredoxin, with amino-acid sequence MVLVTRQAPDFTAAAVLGNGEIVEKFNFKQHTNGKPTVLFFWPMDFTFVCPSELIAFDKRYEEFQKRGVEVVGVSFDSEFVHNAWRNTPVDQGGIGPVKYAMVADIKREIQKAYGIEHPDEGVALRGSFLIDANGVVRHQVVNDLPLGRNIDEMLRMVDALQFHEEHGEVCPAQWEKGKEGMAASPEGVAKYLTENVSSL; translated from the coding sequence ATGGTTCTGGTCACTCGTCAAGCGCCGGATTTTACTGCAGCCGCTGTGCTGGGTAATGGTGAGATCGTTGAGAAATTCAATTTCAAACAGCACACCAACGGTAAACCTACCGTTCTGTTCTTCTGGCCGATGGACTTCACCTTCGTGTGCCCGTCTGAGCTGATCGCGTTCGACAAACGTTACGAAGAATTCCAGAAACGCGGCGTGGAAGTGGTTGGCGTTTCCTTCGACTCCGAGTTCGTTCACAACGCATGGCGTAACACCCCGGTAGACCAGGGCGGTATAGGCCCGGTTAAATACGCGATGGTTGCTGACATCAAACGTGAAATCCAGAAAGCTTACGGTATCGAGCATCCGGACGAAGGCGTAGCGCTGCGCGGCTCTTTCCTGATCGACGCTAACGGCGTGGTACGCCACCAGGTGGTTAACGACCTGCCGCTGGGCCGTAACATCGACGAAATGCTGCGTATGGTTGACGCGCTGCAGTTCCACGAAGAGCACGGCGAAGTCTGCCCGGCGCAGTGGGAAAAAGGAAAAGAAGGTATGGCTGCTTCTCCGGAAGGCGTAGCAAAATACCTGACCGAAAACGTCTCCAGCCTGTAA
- a CDS encoding PTS sugar transporter subunit IIA, which produces MEIIFDPSLIALKQNISRAEEAIELAGLLLARRQICSAEYVNEMLTVYEDFGAAIVIDDGIAMPHARPEKGALQTGFSLVTTATPISFGHDEFDPVTVIIAIAGADADSHIKMIQLIASLIESDIVTFLQQENDVNSVLHFIQKQME; this is translated from the coding sequence ATGGAAATTATTTTTGACCCGTCGTTAATCGCCCTTAAGCAGAATATTTCCCGTGCGGAAGAGGCCATCGAACTGGCGGGTTTATTACTCGCCAGGCGTCAGATTTGCAGCGCCGAATATGTCAACGAGATGCTGACGGTATATGAAGATTTCGGCGCCGCTATCGTCATAGACGACGGGATTGCCATGCCGCACGCCCGGCCGGAAAAAGGGGCATTGCAGACCGGATTTTCGCTTGTCACCACCGCCACCCCAATCTCCTTCGGCCACGATGAGTTCGATCCGGTTACCGTGATCATCGCTATCGCCGGCGCGGACGCTGACAGTCATATCAAAATGATCCAACTGATAGCCTCGCTGATCGAGTCAGATATTGTGACCTTCCTTCAGCAGGAAAATGACGTGAATTCAGTCTTACATTTCATCCAAAAACAAATGGAGTAG
- a CDS encoding PTS sugar transporter subunit IIB gives MLVIRTVCGNGIGSSLMAANNVKKICEELGIKADVASVDFANAVGEKADLYITIKELANQFPTHCHVAIIRSYVHKAKIAEDITDALTKIAANHS, from the coding sequence ATGTTAGTTATCAGAACGGTTTGTGGTAACGGTATTGGCAGTTCATTGATGGCTGCGAATAATGTCAAAAAGATCTGTGAAGAATTAGGTATCAAAGCGGACGTCGCCTCGGTCGATTTTGCTAACGCCGTCGGCGAAAAAGCCGATCTTTACATCACGATCAAAGAACTGGCAAATCAATTTCCAACCCACTGTCATGTCGCCATCATTCGCAGCTACGTCCATAAAGCGAAAATCGCCGAGGATATTACCGACGCGCTGACCAAAATTGCGGCGAATCACTCTTAA